A region of Chloroflexota bacterium DNA encodes the following proteins:
- a CDS encoding AIR synthase family protein, with protein MKSELPEIGKISPQIFDELILPRLGARSDRILVGPQHGVDVGIVEIGGKAVSFTCDPVFIVPQYGWERAAWFAIHIIASDSVTSGLKPKYLSIDLNLPMEMTREQLEIMWTVIHQQCEQMGISVITGHTARYDNCHYPMVGGATIIGTGELDEYVTPRFAKAGDKIIITKGPAVEASGIFAAMFPGLLEEKFGADFANKAQSIFYKMSVVEDAMTAITIGVRDDGVSAMHDATECGIWGGLYEVAQAAGLGVRVEKDKIVVEDRVLEICQLFDIDPYASISEGTLIISCREHKAEKVVAALDKKGIRSSIVGELTDAKKGMVLVEGGREKKLLHPTVDPFWRAFYDAAQKYST; from the coding sequence ATGAAATCAGAATTGCCGGAGATAGGAAAAATCTCGCCCCAAATCTTTGATGAACTGATACTCCCCAGACTCGGGGCCAGGAGCGATCGGATTCTCGTCGGTCCGCAACATGGTGTTGACGTGGGCATAGTGGAGATTGGCGGCAAAGCGGTTTCCTTTACCTGTGACCCCGTGTTCATTGTCCCGCAGTATGGCTGGGAGAGAGCCGCCTGGTTCGCCATCCACATAATCGCCTCCGACTCGGTAACGAGCGGATTAAAGCCAAAATACCTGTCAATAGACCTCAACCTGCCCATGGAAATGACCAGAGAACAGCTCGAGATTATGTGGACGGTCATACACCAGCAATGCGAACAGATGGGCATAAGCGTCATAACCGGACATACCGCCCGCTATGATAACTGCCACTACCCGATGGTCGGCGGGGCTACCATTATCGGCACCGGCGAACTGGATGAGTATGTCACCCCAAGGTTTGCCAAGGCCGGCGACAAGATAATCATCACCAAAGGCCCGGCTGTCGAAGCCAGCGGCATCTTCGCCGCCATGTTCCCCGGACTTCTTGAAGAGAAGTTTGGCGCTGATTTTGCGAATAAGGCGCAAAGTATTTTCTACAAGATGTCAGTGGTGGAGGACGCCATGACCGCCATCACCATCGGCGTAAGAGACGACGGCGTAAGTGCAATGCACGATGCCACCGAATGCGGCATATGGGGGGGCTTATACGAAGTGGCCCAGGCAGCGGGGCTGGGGGTAAGGGTTGAAAAGGATAAGATAGTGGTCGAGGACCGCGTGTTAGAAATCTGTCAGCTCTTTGATATCGATCCATATGCTTCCATCAGCGAGGGCACGCTTATCATTTCCTGCCGCGAACATAAGGCAGAGAAAGTTGTAGCGGCTCTGGATAAAAAGGGCATTCGCTCTTCGATTGTCGGCGAGCTTACGGATGCGAAGAAAGGAATGGTCCTTGTAGAAGGCGGCAGGGAAAAGAAACTCCTGCATCCCACGGTTGACCCATTCTGGAGGGCCTTCTACGACGCCGCTCAAAAGTACAGTACATAG
- the thiE gene encoding thiamine phosphate synthase has product MIKPRRFPQTDLYGVTASEYSLGRSNPDVVKQMLEAGIKLIQYREKEFTIRQKYDECLVIRQLCREYDACFIVNDDVHLALAVEANGVHVGQDDLPVVKVRELVGGKMLVGLSTSTPQQADQAVESGVVDYLGVGPIYDTATKKDVGVPVGLEYLDYLVQYHQIPLVAIGGIKQSNVANVIRHGATCVAMITDIVGADNIGQKIKAIRETTSIAKASLKEPK; this is encoded by the coding sequence ATGATAAAACCGCGCCGGTTTCCTCAAACAGACCTTTATGGTGTAACTGCCAGCGAGTACTCACTGGGCCGATCAAACCCGGATGTAGTGAAACAAATGCTGGAAGCCGGCATAAAACTGATCCAGTATCGCGAGAAGGAATTCACCATCCGGCAGAAGTATGATGAGTGTCTGGTGATTCGACAGCTCTGCCGCGAATACGACGCTTGCTTCATAGTTAATGACGATGTGCACCTCGCCCTGGCGGTTGAGGCAAACGGCGTTCATGTCGGTCAGGATGACCTGCCGGTGGTGAAAGTCCGGGAGCTGGTCGGGGGAAAAATGTTAGTCGGTCTTTCCACTTCTACCCCGCAGCAGGCTGACCAGGCAGTTGAATCCGGCGTCGTTGACTATCTCGGTGTTGGCCCGATCTATGATACGGCCACAAAAAAAGATGTCGGCGTACCTGTCGGACTAGAATACCTGGACTATTTGGTTCAATACCATCAAATACCTCTTGTAGCCATAGGTGGCATAAAGCAAAGCAATGTAGCCAACGTGATAAGACACGGGGCAACCTGTGTGGCAATGATTACTGATATTGTTGGCGCCGATAATATTGGCCAGAAGATTAAAGCCATTCGAGAAACGACATCTATCGCCAAGGCAAGCCTGAAAGAGCCAAAATAA
- a CDS encoding helix-turn-helix domain-containing protein — protein sequence MVEEPLVSISEASQMLGVSEAALRQWTDEGKIKAFITPGGHRRYSKVELKKFMGSHPRMLGIKDLVVELEETARQHREIARSSLKNTAWYGRLNEEAQEHLADLGRRLLNLIIKYITEPSHRVETIQLVRDVGHDHGETLAKLELPLTDSVEVFLLHRDPIMNASTHLMRKREAFTGRVVEAIPLVAHVMDEALVALVAAHQQHRNGIQGKIEGGAAG from the coding sequence TTGGTCGAAGAGCCTTTAGTCAGTATCAGTGAAGCCAGCCAAATGCTGGGAGTTAGTGAGGCGGCCCTTCGTCAGTGGACCGATGAGGGGAAAATAAAAGCTTTCATTACGCCTGGCGGTCACCGCCGCTATTCAAAAGTAGAGTTGAAGAAGTTCATGGGTTCACATCCGAGGATGCTCGGCATTAAGGACCTGGTTGTCGAGTTAGAGGAAACTGCCCGGCAGCACCGGGAAATCGCCCGGTCATCACTCAAAAACACAGCCTGGTATGGCCGGCTCAATGAAGAAGCACAAGAGCATCTAGCTGACCTCGGTCGGCGGCTGCTTAATCTGATTATCAAATACATCACCGAGCCTTCCCACCGGGTAGAGACCATCCAGCTTGTCCGCGATGTCGGTCATGACCACGGGGAAACGCTGGCCAAGCTGGAGCTTCCGCTTACTGATTCGGTTGAAGTGTTTTTACTGCACCGTGACCCGATTATGAATGCATCGACACATCTGATGAGAAAAAGAGAAGCCTTCACCGGGCGAGTTGTCGAAGCAATTCCGTTGGTCGCCCACGTTATGGATGAGGCCCTGGTCGCTCTGGTGGCGGCACATCAACAGCACCGTAATGGAATTCAGGGAAAGATTGAAGGAGGTGCTGCCGGGTGA
- a CDS encoding radical SAM protein, whose translation MISMTRLLCNAAGPGDHLRYEKKEASRPVVVWNCTRQCNLSCIHCYANADGQRSPEEMDTAAGRAFIRDLADFGVPVILFSGGEPLLRKDLFPLASLARELGIRVALSTNGTLITNKVAREIKKIDFAEVGISLDGIGANNDRFRGRNGAFEAALAGIRNCIALGLRVSLRLTITRFNYQEIPAIFRLVEAEGIDRVCFYHLAYSGRGGSLREEDITHAQARSVVDTIREHTLDLYRRGLSKEILTVGNHADGVYLYLKLRDHDPQRADRVLELLQANGGNNSGIKIGAVDDRGNVHPDQFWWHYSLGNVRQRKFGDIWTDTSEPLLRGLKNRKSLLKGRCARCQYLDLCNGSLRVRAEAVFGDVWAEDPACYLTDTEIGISS comes from the coding sequence GTGATATCAATGACACGCTTGCTCTGTAATGCAGCAGGGCCAGGTGACCATCTCCGCTATGAGAAAAAAGAGGCCTCGCGGCCGGTGGTAGTCTGGAATTGCACCCGGCAATGCAATTTGAGTTGTATCCATTGCTACGCCAATGCCGATGGCCAAAGGTCCCCGGAAGAAATGGACACTGCGGCAGGGAGGGCATTCATCCGTGACCTGGCTGATTTTGGCGTACCGGTCATTCTGTTCTCCGGAGGCGAACCACTGCTCAGGAAAGATTTATTCCCACTGGCAAGTCTGGCACGAGAGCTAGGAATAAGGGTAGCCCTTTCCACCAATGGCACGCTGATTACTAACAAGGTAGCCAGGGAAATTAAGAAAATTGATTTTGCTGAGGTGGGAATAAGCCTGGACGGTATTGGAGCTAACAATGACCGCTTCCGTGGTCGAAACGGTGCGTTTGAGGCTGCCCTTGCTGGCATCAGGAACTGCATTGCCCTGGGCTTGAGAGTATCGCTACGGTTGACCATAACTCGCTTCAACTACCAAGAAATCCCGGCTATCTTCCGGTTGGTAGAGGCTGAAGGCATCGACCGTGTCTGCTTCTATCACCTTGCTTATTCCGGGCGGGGCGGTAGTCTGCGAGAGGAAGATATTACTCACGCCCAGGCTAGGTCAGTGGTAGATACGATTCGCGAACATACACTGGACCTATATCGGCGTGGTCTGAGCAAGGAAATCCTCACCGTGGGTAATCACGCTGATGGCGTTTACCTCTATCTCAAACTGAGAGACCACGACCCGCAGCGTGCCGATAGAGTCCTCGAGTTACTGCAGGCAAATGGCGGCAATAACTCAGGCATCAAAATCGGCGCCGTTGATGACCGGGGTAACGTTCATCCGGACCAGTTCTGGTGGCATTATTCGCTGGGCAACGTTCGTCAGAGAAAATTCGGTGATATCTGGACGGATACTTCCGAGCCGCTGCTGAGAGGCTTGAAGAATCGTAAAAGTTTACTCAAGGGCCGCTGTGCCCGATGCCAGTATCTTGACCTCTGTAACGGCAGCCTGCGGGTGCGCGCCGAGGCAGTATTCGGTGATGTCTGGGCGGAAGACCCGGCCTGTTATTTAACTGACACGGAGATTGGTATCAGCTCATGA
- a CDS encoding radical SAM protein translates to MTTEIENHPKQGELLTPRLHLVAWELTRSCNLFCAHCRGSSAPSSYEGELSTEECFRLIDQILEVGRPIIILTGGEPLVRPDVLQIARYAVNKGLRVVMGTNGTLITEEMAVKLKEVPISRLGISLDFPVAELQDDFRGQDGAFSAVMAGIVNARRAGIEVQINSTITKLNVNYLDELLALALEVGAVAFHPFMLVPTGRGKGLESVELPPEQYEQTLHWIYDKQVELGDRMFFKPTDAPHYLRVVKQRQKQDQQVKPEPTGVHHPANTITRGCLAGIGFCFVSHQGKVKGCGYLDVEAGDIRKESFGQVWSNSPLFLKLRDLCNLKGKCGACEYKRICGGCRARAYEATGDYLEAEPYCIYEPSVRQRIATG, encoded by the coding sequence ATGACGACAGAAATAGAGAACCATCCAAAGCAAGGAGAATTGCTCACTCCCAGATTGCACCTGGTCGCCTGGGAACTGACCCGGAGCTGTAACCTGTTTTGCGCCCATTGCCGGGGGTCATCTGCCCCAAGTTCATATGAAGGCGAATTATCAACTGAGGAGTGCTTTCGCCTCATCGACCAGATACTGGAAGTGGGCCGCCCAATTATCATCTTAACCGGCGGCGAGCCACTGGTTCGCCCTGACGTTCTGCAAATCGCCAGATACGCGGTAAACAAAGGGTTAAGGGTGGTCATGGGTACAAATGGCACCTTAATTACGGAAGAAATGGCAGTGAAGCTGAAGGAAGTGCCCATATCACGCCTCGGGATAAGCCTAGACTTTCCGGTGGCCGAGCTTCAGGACGATTTCCGTGGCCAGGACGGCGCTTTTTCCGCCGTCATGGCAGGTATCGTTAATGCCCGCCGGGCTGGAATTGAGGTCCAGATTAACAGCACCATCACCAAACTGAACGTAAATTATCTGGACGAACTGCTGGCGCTGGCGCTTGAAGTTGGGGCAGTCGCCTTTCACCCGTTTATGCTGGTACCGACCGGCCGGGGCAAGGGACTGGAATCAGTAGAACTACCACCTGAACAATACGAGCAGACGCTGCACTGGATATATGATAAACAGGTCGAGCTGGGCGACCGGATGTTTTTCAAGCCTACTGATGCCCCGCACTACCTGCGAGTGGTGAAACAGAGACAAAAGCAAGACCAGCAAGTTAAACCGGAACCGACCGGCGTTCACCACCCAGCAAATACAATCACCCGCGGTTGTCTGGCTGGTATCGGCTTCTGCTTTGTCTCTCACCAGGGAAAAGTAAAAGGTTGTGGCTACCTTGACGTGGAAGCCGGTGACATCAGGAAAGAAAGCTTTGGTCAGGTCTGGTCGAATTCACCTCTGTTTCTTAAGCTGAGAGACCTTTGCAATCTCAAGGGAAAATGCGGTGCTTGTGAATATAAAAGAATATGTGGCGGCTGCCGGGCGAGAGCCTATGAGGCCACCGGTGACTACCTTGAGGCTGAACCCTACTGTATCTACGAACCCTCGGTACGGCAAAGAATTGCCACCGGATAA
- a CDS encoding AsnC family transcriptional regulator, which produces MMRLDGIDKKLISLLQAKFPLTREPYADLGLGLGIAEEEVIRRIGQLKAKGLIRQIGPVFNAASLGYRTTLVAMRVAEARLDKAAEIIRNHPGVSHAYERDHHFNLWFTLAVPARVEMEAELQRLAGPIKAETVFTLPALRLFKLRAYFGSDGDGQSAMETEAPSDIISQEAQLSPVDRRIINELQQDLPLVPRPFVEISVRLGMDEEKFLAQCQSLLSRSVMRRFGAAVNHRRAGFAANAMTCWSTPPEKIVAAGQKLASLREVSHCYERKTNPLWRYNLFAMLHAHTEETCREIAAEVSAQTKLTDYVVLFSTREFKKTRVRYLV; this is translated from the coding sequence ATGATGCGATTGGATGGCATTGATAAAAAGTTGATTAGTCTGCTTCAGGCAAAATTTCCGTTAACTCGTGAGCCCTATGCCGACCTGGGACTGGGTCTGGGCATTGCTGAAGAGGAAGTTATCCGGCGCATTGGACAATTGAAGGCAAAGGGCTTAATTCGTCAGATTGGCCCGGTTTTTAACGCCGCAAGTCTTGGCTACAGGACTACGCTGGTGGCGATGAGAGTGGCGGAGGCCAGGTTAGATAAAGCTGCCGAAATCATCCGCAATCATCCGGGAGTCAGCCATGCCTATGAAAGGGACCACCACTTCAATCTCTGGTTTACCCTGGCGGTTCCCGCCAGGGTTGAAATGGAGGCTGAATTGCAGCGTTTGGCTGGACCGATTAAAGCTGAAACCGTCTTTACCTTGCCGGCGCTAAGATTATTCAAGCTACGCGCCTATTTTGGCTCGGATGGAGATGGGCAGTCAGCAATGGAAACCGAGGCACCCAGCGACATTATTTCTCAAGAAGCTCAGCTCTCCCCGGTAGACAGGCGAATAATCAACGAGCTGCAACAGGACTTGCCACTGGTTCCGCGACCCTTTGTTGAGATATCAGTCCGGTTAGGCATGGATGAGGAAAAATTTCTGGCCCAGTGCCAGTCTCTTTTGTCACGCAGCGTTATGCGGCGCTTTGGCGCGGCAGTGAACCACCGACGTGCTGGTTTTGCCGCCAACGCCATGACCTGCTGGTCAACACCCCCGGAGAAGATAGTGGCTGCCGGTCAGAAGTTAGCGTCACTGCGTGAAGTAAGCCATTGCTACGAAAGGAAGACAAACCCGCTCTGGCGATACAACCTTTTTGCCATGCTCCACGCTCACACCGAAGAGACGTGCCGGGAAATAGCCGCTGAAGTATCTGCACAAACCAAACTTACTGATTACGTAGTGCTATTCAGCACGAGAGAATTCAAGAAGACGAGGGTCAGGTATCTGGTATGA
- a CDS encoding bifunctional precorrin-2 dehydrogenase/sirohydrochlorin ferrochelatase, protein MKKEGQVPAYYPVFLNISGRKCVVVGGGQVALRKVKVLLEHGADVKVISPDPCPELVQLAESGEIRSLNREYRTGDLAGVFVAVAATDDSEINQRVVTEARKGAILVNVVDDAENSDFIVPSYLRRGQVTIAVSTAGKSPALARKIRSRLEKELGDEYALLALLINEVRAEIKREGIKIDGDGWQEALDLDQLLGQLRRGEREKAKATLLSNLNFRGKQGR, encoded by the coding sequence ATGAAAAAAGAGGGTCAGGTGCCTGCATATTACCCGGTTTTTCTGAATATAAGCGGCCGGAAATGCGTCGTGGTTGGCGGCGGTCAAGTCGCCCTGCGTAAGGTAAAGGTACTGCTTGAGCATGGCGCTGATGTTAAAGTCATCAGCCCGGACCCCTGCCCGGAGCTGGTTCAACTGGCCGAGAGCGGAGAAATACGCAGCCTAAACCGCGAGTATCGTACGGGGGACTTAGCAGGCGTCTTTGTTGCTGTCGCGGCTACCGATGATAGCGAGATTAACCAGCGAGTGGTGACGGAAGCTCGAAAGGGTGCAATTCTGGTCAACGTGGTGGATGATGCCGAAAATTCCGATTTCATTGTCCCTTCGTATCTGCGCCGGGGGCAGGTTACCATTGCCGTATCTACCGCCGGTAAAAGCCCCGCTCTGGCGCGGAAAATCCGCTCCAGACTGGAGAAGGAATTGGGTGATGAGTATGCCTTGCTTGCCCTTCTTATTAATGAAGTCCGTGCTGAAATAAAACGGGAGGGGATTAAGATTGACGGTGACGGCTGGCAGGAAGCCCTGGACCTTGACCAACTTCTTGGCCAACTGAGGAGAGGTGAAAGAGAAAAAGCCAAGGCTACCCTGCTCAGTAACCTTAATTTTCGAGGTAAGCAGGGGAGATGA
- the hemA gene encoding glutamyl-tRNA reductase, whose product MNICLVGVNHRTAPVAVREKAAIRTAKLDNSLQLLRAYASQGIILSTCNRTEVYTVAGEDSHAKAASLNFLQTHLDIPDTTLRRYTYVLEGDVAVEHLFRIACGLDSMIVGEYEVLGQVSQALEAAEKAKMVNLPLRHLFQNAIRTGRRVREETEISKNALSVSSVAVDLAARVIGDLGSCKMLVIGAGEAGRLAAKAAKDRGVSQIIVASRTRERASVLAAALGGLPISMNDLVEELNTCNLVVACAGAPHWLLDVCHVETAMRQRPELPLVIVDIAVPRNVAPAVAQINNVFLYNIDSLTQVSEKNRRQREGEVKQAAEIIAAEMAEFTAWWLILEVRPTVSALMKKAEEIRSAQLNKTLKKLRPLSDEERDNLVAMTKSIITRILQDPISYLKENVNRNGERTEIVSELFQLDVEQRR is encoded by the coding sequence ATGAATATTTGCTTGGTTGGGGTAAATCACCGCACGGCACCGGTAGCCGTCCGTGAAAAGGCGGCTATCAGGACGGCAAAGCTTGATAATTCTCTGCAATTGCTGCGCGCTTATGCCTCCCAGGGGATAATCCTGTCCACCTGCAACCGCACTGAAGTTTATACCGTCGCCGGTGAAGATAGCCATGCCAAGGCGGCAAGCCTCAATTTCTTGCAGACTCATTTGGATATCCCGGATACCACTTTACGTCGATATACTTATGTTCTTGAGGGTGATGTAGCGGTTGAGCACCTGTTCCGTATTGCCTGCGGACTTGACTCAATGATAGTCGGCGAATATGAGGTTTTGGGGCAGGTAAGTCAGGCATTGGAAGCTGCCGAGAAAGCAAAGATGGTCAATTTACCGCTACGCCACCTGTTCCAGAATGCCATCAGAACCGGCCGGCGGGTTCGTGAAGAAACCGAAATCAGTAAAAATGCCCTCTCGGTAAGCTCAGTGGCTGTAGACTTGGCCGCTAGGGTTATCGGTGACTTGGGAAGCTGTAAAATGCTGGTCATCGGTGCCGGCGAAGCGGGGAGATTGGCGGCGAAAGCAGCCAAGGACAGAGGAGTATCTCAAATTATCGTTGCCAGCCGTACCCGGGAGAGGGCTTCAGTTCTGGCTGCAGCACTGGGCGGGTTACCAATTAGCATGAATGACCTTGTAGAAGAGCTGAACACCTGTAACCTGGTGGTCGCCTGTGCCGGTGCCCCTCATTGGCTACTGGATGTTTGCCACGTGGAGACAGCAATGAGGCAACGCCCTGAGCTTCCCCTGGTGATAGTTGATATTGCCGTCCCTCGGAATGTGGCTCCAGCGGTGGCGCAGATAAACAACGTTTTCTTGTATAACATTGACAGCCTTACCCAGGTTTCAGAAAAAAACCGGAGACAACGAGAAGGAGAGGTTAAACAAGCGGCCGAAATTATCGCTGCTGAGATGGCAGAATTTACTGCCTGGTGGCTAATTCTCGAGGTAAGACCTACGGTCAGCGCCCTGATGAAGAAGGCTGAAGAGATACGCAGTGCGCAATTGAATAAAACATTGAAGAAACTGCGCCCGCTGTCTGATGAAGAACGAGATAACTTGGTAGCGATGACCAAGTCGATTATCACCAGAATTCTCCAGGACCCGATAAGTTATCTTAAGGAAAACGTCAATCGTAACGGAGAGCGTACTGAAATAGTAAGCGAGCTTTTCCAGCT